One Bos taurus isolate L1 Dominette 01449 registration number 42190680 breed Hereford chromosome 3, ARS-UCD2.0, whole genome shotgun sequence DNA window includes the following coding sequences:
- the COL8A2 gene encoding collagen alpha-2(VIII) chain isoform X1 — translation MRPCLCWDLQRPLRPESTPADAMQGALTPLSSLPPPLLLLLLLGCGPRAAASGGAAGAAGYPPAQYVQPMHKGPVGPPFREGKGQYLEMPLPLLPMDLKGEPGPPGKPGPRGPPGPPGFPGKPGTGKPGLHGQPGPAGPPGFSRMGKAGPPGLPGKVGPPGQPGLRGEPGIRGDQGLRGPPGPPGLPGPSGIAVPGKPGPQGVPGPPGFGGEPGPQGEPGPPGDRGLKGENGVGQPGLPGAPGQGGAPGPPGLPGPAGLGKPGLDGLPGAPGDKGDTGPPGVPGPRGEPGALGPKGPPGVDGVGAPGSAGLPGPQGPPGAKGEPGTRGPPGLIGPTGYGMPGLPGPKGDRGPAGVPGLLGDRGEPGEDGEPGEQGPQGLGGPPGLPGSAGLPGRRGVPGPKGETGPIGPPGVPGIRGDQGPSGLAGKPGLPGERGLPGAHGPPGPTGPKGEPGFTGRPGGPGAAGALGQKGDLGLPGQPGLRGPSGIPGLQGPAGPIGPQGLPGLKGEPGLPGPPGEGKVGEPGVAGPTGPPGVPGSPGLTGPPGPPGPPGPPGAPGAFDETGIAGLQLPNGGVEGAVLGKGVKPQLGLGELSAHATPAFTAVLTSPFPASGMPVKFDRTLYNGHSGYNPATGIFTCPVGGVYYFAYHVHVKGTNVWVALYKNNVPATYTYDEYKKGYLDQASGGAVLQLRPNDQVWVQMPSDQANGLYSTEYIHSSFSGFLLCPT, via the exons CACGCCCGCGGACGCCATGCAGGGGGCTCTGACGCCCCTGTCTTCGCTGCcaccacctctgctgctgctgctgctgctggggtgCGGGCCGAGGGCGGCCGCCAGCGGTGGGGCCGCTGGGGCCGCGGGCTACCCGCCGGCGCAGTACGTGCAGCCCATGCACAAAGGCCCCGTGGGGCCGCCCTTCCGCGAGGGCAAGGGCCAGTACCTGG aaaTGCCTCTACCACTGTTGCCGATGGACCTGAAAGGAGAGCCTGGACCCCCTGGAAAGCCTGGGCCACGGGGTCCCCCCGGCCCTCCTGGCTTCCCAGGAAAACCAGGCACCGGAAAACCTGGGCTCCACGGGCAACCTGGCCCCGCCGGCCCCCCTGGCTTCTCCCGGATGGGCAAGGCTGGTCCCCCAGGGCTCCCAGGCAAggttggaccaccagggcagccgGGGCTTCGGGGGGAGCCAGGAATTCGAGGGGACCAGGGCCTCCGGGGGCCCCCAGGGCCCCCTGGCCTCCCTGGGCCCTCAGGCATTGCTGTtcctggaaaaccaggcccccaggGGGTTCCCGGGCCTCCAGGATTTGGGGGGGAGCCAGGACCCCAGGGAGAGCCTGGGCCCCCAGGTGATCGAGGCCTCAAAGGTGAAAATGGAGTGGGCCAGCCAGGGCTACCTGGAGCCCCAGGGCAGGGGGGTGCCCCGGGGCCCCCAGGTCTCCCAGGCCCGGCTGGTTTAGGCAAACCAGGGTTGGATGGGCTTCCTGGGGCCCCTGGAGATAAGGGTGACACTGGGCCTCCTGGGGTGCCAGGACCTAGGGGGGAGCCTGGGGCTCTGGGCCCAAAGGGGCCCCCTGgggtggatggggtgggggcaCCAGGGTCAGCAGGGTTGCCAGGGCCACAGGGTCCACCAGGAGCCAAAGGGGAACCAGGGACCCGGGGCCCCCCTGGCCTGATAGGCCCTACTGGTTATGGGATGCCAGGCCTGCCAGGTCCCAAGGGGGACAGGGGCCCAGCTGGGGTCCCAGGGCTCTTGGGGGACAGGGGCGAGCCAGGTGAGGATGGGGAGCCAGGGGAACAGGGCCCTCAGGGCCTTGGGGGGCCCCCTGGACTTCCAGGGTCTGCAGGGCTCCCTGGCAGACGTGGGGTTCCTGGGCCTAAGGGGGAGACTGGGCCTATAGGACCCCCAGGAGTGCCTGGCATTCGGGGTGACCAAGGGCCTAGTGGCCTGGCTGGGAAACCTGGGCTCCCAGGAGAGAGGGGGCTTCCAGGGGCTCATGGACCTCCTGGACCGACTGGGCCCAAAGGTGAGCCAGGTTTCACGGGCCGCCCTGGAGGACCAGGGGCGGCAGGAGCCCTGGGGCAGAAGGGTGACTTGGGGCTCCCTGGACAGCCCGGCCTGAGGGGCCCTTCAGGAATCCCAGGACTCCAGGGTCCGGCTGGCCCTATCGGGCCCCAGGGTCTGCCAGGCCTGAAGGGCGAACCAGGCCTGCCGGGgccccctggagaggggaaagtgGGGGAACCTGGCGTGGCTGGGCCGACAGGGCCTCCCGGGGTGCCAGGTTCCCCAGGACTCACGGGCCCTCCTGGGCCTCCTGGCCCCCCCGGCCCTCCCGGAGCCCCGGGGGCCTTTGACGAGACTGGCATCGCCGGCTTGCAGCTGCCCAACGGTGGCGTGGAGGGAGCTGTGCTGGGCAAGGGGGTGAAGCCCCAGTTGGGGCTAGGGGAGCTGTCGGCCCATGCCACGCCCGCCTTCACCGCTGTGCTCACCTCGCCCTTCCCCGCCTCGGGCATGCCCGTCAAGTTTGACCGGACTCTCTACAACGGCCACAGTGGCTACAACCCGGCCACGGGCATCTTCACTTGCCCCGTGGGCGGGGTCTACTACTTCGCCTACCACGTGCATGTCAAGGGCACCAACGTGTGGGTGGCCCTCTACAAGAACAACGTGCCGGCCACGTACACCTACGACGAGTACAAGAAGGGCTACCTGGACCAGGCGTCTGGCGGGGCCGTGCTGCAGCTGCGGCCCAACGACCAGGTCTGGGTGCAGATGCCCTCAGACCAGGCCAATGGCCTCTACTCCACCGAGTACATCCACTCCTCCTTTTCGGGATTCTTGCTATGTCCCACATAA
- the TEKT2 gene encoding tektin-2, giving the protein MATLSVKPSPRFRLPDWQTNSYLLSTNAERQRDASHQIRQEARVLRNETNNQTIWDEHDNRTRLAERIDTVSRWKEMLDKCLTDLDAEIDALAQMKESAEQNLQAKNLPLDVAIECLTLRESRRDIDVVKDPVEEELHKEVEVIEATKKALQQKISQAFEKLFLLQEARQRLNSDHRGKMETLDIDRGCLSLNLTSPNISLKINPTRVPNGSTSLQQWDDLSRFNKDHGEAEMKKAIELREAIALTIAETNNELEAQRVATEFAFRKRLREMEKLYSELKWQEKNTLEEIAELHEDIRHLEEDLRRKLQNLKLCHTRLEARTYRPNVELCRDQAQYGLTDEVHQLEATIAALKQKLAQAQDALDALYKHLARLQADIACKANSMLLDTKCMDTRRKLTVPAEKFVPEVDTFTRTTNRTLSPLKTCQLELA; this is encoded by the exons ATGGCCACGCTGAGTGTCAAGCCCAGTCCACGCTTCCGGTTGCCGGACTGGCAGACCAACAGCTACCTGTTGTCCACCAACGCCGAGCGCCAGCGAGATGCCTCACACCAGATCCGCCAGGAGGCCCGGGTCCTCCGCAACGAGACCAACAACCAG ACCATTTGGGATGAACATGACAATAGGACGCGGCTGGCAGAGAGGATCGATACTGTCAGCCGATGGAAGGAGATGCTGGACAAGTGTCTGACGGATTTAGATGCTGAGATTGACGCCCTGGCACAG ATGAAAGAGTCAGCGGAGCAAAACCTGCAGGCCAAGAACCTACCTCTGGATGTGGCAATTGAATGCCTGACCCTGCGGGAGAGTCGGCGTGACATTGATGTGGTGAAGGACCCTGTGGAGGAGGAGCTGCACAAAGAGGTGGAGGTCATTGAGGCCACCAAGAAGGCCTTGCAACAGAAGATCAGCCAGGCCTTTGAGAAGCTCTT CCTCCTGCAGGAAGCCCGACAGCGGCTCAACTCTGACCATCGTGGCAAAATGGAGACACTGGACATTGACAGAGGCTGCCTCTCTCTCAACCTCACGTCCCCGAACATCTCTCTGAAGATCAATCCCACACGTGTGCCCAATGG CTCCACCTCACTCCAGCAGTGGGATGACTTGAGTCGGTTCAACAAGGACCATGGAGAGGCTGAGATGAAAAAGGCCATTGAGCTGAGGGAGGCCATCGCCCTCACTATTGCTGAG ACCAACAACGAGCTGGAAGCCCAGAGGGTTGCCACGGAATTCGCCTTCAGGAAGCGGCTGCGGGAGATGGAGAAACTGTACAGTGAGCTCAAGTGGCAAGAGAAGAAT ACCTTGGAGGAGATTGCCGAGCTGCATGAGGACATCCGGCACCTGGAGGAGGACCTGCGCAGAAAGTTACAGAACCTGAAGCTGTGCCACACACGGCTAGAGGCCAGGACCTACCGGCCCAACGTGGAACTCTGCAGGGACCAG GCACAGTACGGCCTCACCGACGAGGTTCACCAGTTAGAGGCAACCATTGCCGCCCTGAAGCAGAAGCTGGCTCAGGCACA GGACGCTCTGGATGCCCTGTACAAGCATCTGGCCCGGCTGCAGGCTGACATCGCCTGCAAGGCCAACTCCATGCTGTTGGACACCAAGTGCATGGACACCCGTCGGAAGCTGACCGTGCCTGCGGAGAAGTTTGTGCCTGAGGTGGACACCTTCACCCGCACCACAAACCGCACCCTGAGTCCACTCAAGACCTGCCAGCTGGAGCTGGCCTAG
- the ADPRS gene encoding ADP-ribosylhydrolase ARH3 (The RefSeq protein has 1 substitution compared to this genomic sequence) yields the protein MAAAAAMTAAGCGGAGAARSLSRFRGCLAGALLGDCVGAVYEARDTVDLTSVLRQVQDLEPDPGSPGSARTEALCYTDDTAMARALVQSLLAKEAFDEVDMAHRFAQEYKKDPDRGYGAGVITVFRKHLSPRCRDVFEPARAQFNGKGSYGNGGAMRVAGISLAYSSVQDVQKFARLSAQLTHASSLGYNGAILQALAVHLALQGESSSEHFLEQLLGHMEELESDAQSVLDARELGMEERPYSSRLKKIGELLEQDSVTREEVVSELGNGIAAFESVPTAIYCFLRCMEPDPEIPSTFNSLQRTLVYSISLGGDTDTIATMAGAIAGAYYGMEQVPESWQQSCEGYEETDVLAQSLHRVFQKSL from the exons atggcggcggcggcagcgatGACGGCGGCGGGCTGCGGAGGGGCTGGGGCGGCACGCTCCCTCTCCCGCTTCCGAGGCTGCCTGGCAGGCGCGCTGCTCGGGGACTGCGTGGGCGCCGTCTACGAGGCGCGCGACACCGTCGACCTGACGTCAGTCCTGCGTCAGGTCCAGGATTTGGAGCCGGACCCCGGCTCTCCCGGGAGCGCGCGGACAG AAGCACTGTGCTACACGGACGACACAGCCATGGCCAGGGCGCTGGTGCAGTCCCTGCTGGCCAAGGAGGCCTTCGACGAGGTGGACATGGCTCACAG GTTTGCTCAGGAGTACAAGAAGGACCCTGACCGGGGTTACGGTGCTGGAGTGATCACCGTCTTCAGGAAACTCCTAAGCCCCAGATGCCGGGATGTCTTTGAGCCTGCACGCGCCCAGTTCAATGGCAAAGGCTCCTACGGCAACGGGGGTGCCATGCGGGTGGCCGGCATCTCCCTGGCCTATAGCAGCGTGCAGGATGTGCAGAAG TTCGCCCGGCTCTCGGCCCAGCTGACACACGCCTCCTCCCTGGGTTACAATGGTGCCATCCTGCAGGCCCTGGCTGTGCACCTGGCCTTGCAGGGCGAGTCGTCCAGTGAGCACTTCCTCGAGCAGCTCCTTGGCCACATGGAAGAGCTGGAGAGTGATGCCCAGTCCGTGCTGGATGCCAGGGA GTTGGGCATGGAGGAGCGTCCGTACTCCAGCCGACTGAAGAAGATCGGGGAGCTTCTAGAGCAGGACTCAGTGACCAGAGAGGAGGTGGTGTCCGAGCTAG GAAATGGCATTGCTGCCTTTGAATCTGTGCCCACCGCCATCTATTGCTTCCTGCGCTGCATGGAGCCCGACCCCGAGATCCCCTCTACCTTCAACAGCCTCCAAAGGACTCTCGTCTATTCCATCTCGCTCGGTGGGGACACGGACACCATTGCCACCATGGCCGGGGCCATTGCTGGCGCCTACTATGGGATGGAACAGGTGCCAGAGAGCTGGCAGCAAAGCTGTGAAGGCTATGAGGAGACTGACGTCCTGGCCCAGAGCCTGCACCGGGTCTTCCAGAAGAGTCTTTGA
- the COL8A2 gene encoding collagen alpha-2(VIII) chain isoform X2 encodes MQGALTPLSSLPPPLLLLLLLGCGPRAAASGGAAGAAGYPPAQYVQPMHKGPVGPPFREGKGQYLEMPLPLLPMDLKGEPGPPGKPGPRGPPGPPGFPGKPGTGKPGLHGQPGPAGPPGFSRMGKAGPPGLPGKVGPPGQPGLRGEPGIRGDQGLRGPPGPPGLPGPSGIAVPGKPGPQGVPGPPGFGGEPGPQGEPGPPGDRGLKGENGVGQPGLPGAPGQGGAPGPPGLPGPAGLGKPGLDGLPGAPGDKGDTGPPGVPGPRGEPGALGPKGPPGVDGVGAPGSAGLPGPQGPPGAKGEPGTRGPPGLIGPTGYGMPGLPGPKGDRGPAGVPGLLGDRGEPGEDGEPGEQGPQGLGGPPGLPGSAGLPGRRGVPGPKGETGPIGPPGVPGIRGDQGPSGLAGKPGLPGERGLPGAHGPPGPTGPKGEPGFTGRPGGPGAAGALGQKGDLGLPGQPGLRGPSGIPGLQGPAGPIGPQGLPGLKGEPGLPGPPGEGKVGEPGVAGPTGPPGVPGSPGLTGPPGPPGPPGPPGAPGAFDETGIAGLQLPNGGVEGAVLGKGVKPQLGLGELSAHATPAFTAVLTSPFPASGMPVKFDRTLYNGHSGYNPATGIFTCPVGGVYYFAYHVHVKGTNVWVALYKNNVPATYTYDEYKKGYLDQASGGAVLQLRPNDQVWVQMPSDQANGLYSTEYIHSSFSGFLLCPT; translated from the exons ATGCAGGGGGCTCTGACGCCCCTGTCTTCGCTGCcaccacctctgctgctgctgctgctgctggggtgCGGGCCGAGGGCGGCCGCCAGCGGTGGGGCCGCTGGGGCCGCGGGCTACCCGCCGGCGCAGTACGTGCAGCCCATGCACAAAGGCCCCGTGGGGCCGCCCTTCCGCGAGGGCAAGGGCCAGTACCTGG aaaTGCCTCTACCACTGTTGCCGATGGACCTGAAAGGAGAGCCTGGACCCCCTGGAAAGCCTGGGCCACGGGGTCCCCCCGGCCCTCCTGGCTTCCCAGGAAAACCAGGCACCGGAAAACCTGGGCTCCACGGGCAACCTGGCCCCGCCGGCCCCCCTGGCTTCTCCCGGATGGGCAAGGCTGGTCCCCCAGGGCTCCCAGGCAAggttggaccaccagggcagccgGGGCTTCGGGGGGAGCCAGGAATTCGAGGGGACCAGGGCCTCCGGGGGCCCCCAGGGCCCCCTGGCCTCCCTGGGCCCTCAGGCATTGCTGTtcctggaaaaccaggcccccaggGGGTTCCCGGGCCTCCAGGATTTGGGGGGGAGCCAGGACCCCAGGGAGAGCCTGGGCCCCCAGGTGATCGAGGCCTCAAAGGTGAAAATGGAGTGGGCCAGCCAGGGCTACCTGGAGCCCCAGGGCAGGGGGGTGCCCCGGGGCCCCCAGGTCTCCCAGGCCCGGCTGGTTTAGGCAAACCAGGGTTGGATGGGCTTCCTGGGGCCCCTGGAGATAAGGGTGACACTGGGCCTCCTGGGGTGCCAGGACCTAGGGGGGAGCCTGGGGCTCTGGGCCCAAAGGGGCCCCCTGgggtggatggggtgggggcaCCAGGGTCAGCAGGGTTGCCAGGGCCACAGGGTCCACCAGGAGCCAAAGGGGAACCAGGGACCCGGGGCCCCCCTGGCCTGATAGGCCCTACTGGTTATGGGATGCCAGGCCTGCCAGGTCCCAAGGGGGACAGGGGCCCAGCTGGGGTCCCAGGGCTCTTGGGGGACAGGGGCGAGCCAGGTGAGGATGGGGAGCCAGGGGAACAGGGCCCTCAGGGCCTTGGGGGGCCCCCTGGACTTCCAGGGTCTGCAGGGCTCCCTGGCAGACGTGGGGTTCCTGGGCCTAAGGGGGAGACTGGGCCTATAGGACCCCCAGGAGTGCCTGGCATTCGGGGTGACCAAGGGCCTAGTGGCCTGGCTGGGAAACCTGGGCTCCCAGGAGAGAGGGGGCTTCCAGGGGCTCATGGACCTCCTGGACCGACTGGGCCCAAAGGTGAGCCAGGTTTCACGGGCCGCCCTGGAGGACCAGGGGCGGCAGGAGCCCTGGGGCAGAAGGGTGACTTGGGGCTCCCTGGACAGCCCGGCCTGAGGGGCCCTTCAGGAATCCCAGGACTCCAGGGTCCGGCTGGCCCTATCGGGCCCCAGGGTCTGCCAGGCCTGAAGGGCGAACCAGGCCTGCCGGGgccccctggagaggggaaagtgGGGGAACCTGGCGTGGCTGGGCCGACAGGGCCTCCCGGGGTGCCAGGTTCCCCAGGACTCACGGGCCCTCCTGGGCCTCCTGGCCCCCCCGGCCCTCCCGGAGCCCCGGGGGCCTTTGACGAGACTGGCATCGCCGGCTTGCAGCTGCCCAACGGTGGCGTGGAGGGAGCTGTGCTGGGCAAGGGGGTGAAGCCCCAGTTGGGGCTAGGGGAGCTGTCGGCCCATGCCACGCCCGCCTTCACCGCTGTGCTCACCTCGCCCTTCCCCGCCTCGGGCATGCCCGTCAAGTTTGACCGGACTCTCTACAACGGCCACAGTGGCTACAACCCGGCCACGGGCATCTTCACTTGCCCCGTGGGCGGGGTCTACTACTTCGCCTACCACGTGCATGTCAAGGGCACCAACGTGTGGGTGGCCCTCTACAAGAACAACGTGCCGGCCACGTACACCTACGACGAGTACAAGAAGGGCTACCTGGACCAGGCGTCTGGCGGGGCCGTGCTGCAGCTGCGGCCCAACGACCAGGTCTGGGTGCAGATGCCCTCAGACCAGGCCAATGGCCTCTACTCCACCGAGTACATCCACTCCTCCTTTTCGGGATTCTTGCTATGTCCCACATAA